One window from the genome of Acidobacteriota bacterium encodes:
- a CDS encoding ATP-grasp domain-containing protein — protein sequence MQKILVANRGEIALSALRCIREMGLESATVYSSVDADSLHVRYADQALPLAGARTSRTYGSIQRILEAAEAAGADAVYCGYGFLSESPEFAHGCREKGITFIGPAPEVLASCHEKLLLLSKAAQLKIPVPDHSLPVQDEADLVQKAQDLGYPVLLKPVTGTGGRYIYKAYRKEDLLASYRTFLREQAIKGLNVPFYLERYIRRAVHIEFPVLADHHGNAVQLGERECVVQRRFQKLISETPSVWLPAESRNQMAAAALSLIRSVGFTGCGAVEFMVDEKGHWYFMEINPRLQVEYALTEIVYGVEIIKEQLRIAAGEPLALPADAHRPRLHAIECRINAEDPGRDFQPSAGMVHEYYIPGGYGYSVLSSVQKGKRIDIYYDPMIMKVDCFAATRAEALAKTRFALEAIRLKGVQTNISFLSRVVGSEAFTAGSLKCDLKLKDFMPQGADDRRRQEVAALVAVLNHELMGRFRTAAFQRTTPGGNVWGMSGRVELITRRHL from the coding sequence ATGCAGAAGATCCTGGTCGCCAACCGGGGTGAGATCGCGCTGAGCGCGCTGCGCTGCATCCGGGAGATGGGTCTCGAGAGCGCCACCGTCTACTCGAGCGTCGACGCCGATTCCCTGCACGTCCGCTACGCCGACCAGGCGCTGCCGCTGGCCGGGGCGCGGACTTCCCGTACCTACGGTTCCATCCAGCGGATCCTGGAGGCGGCCGAGGCGGCCGGCGCCGACGCCGTTTACTGCGGGTACGGCTTCCTGTCGGAATCGCCGGAGTTCGCCCACGGCTGCCGCGAGAAGGGCATCACGTTCATCGGCCCGGCCCCGGAGGTGCTGGCCAGCTGCCACGAGAAGCTGCTCCTCCTAAGCAAGGCCGCCCAGTTGAAAATCCCGGTGCCGGACCACAGCCTGCCGGTGCAGGACGAGGCGGACCTCGTCCAGAAGGCGCAGGATCTGGGCTACCCCGTCCTGCTCAAGCCGGTGACCGGCACCGGCGGCCGGTATATCTATAAGGCCTACCGGAAGGAGGACCTGCTGGCGAGCTACCGAACTTTCCTCCGCGAGCAGGCGATCAAGGGACTGAACGTGCCGTTCTACCTCGAACGGTACATCCGCCGGGCGGTGCACATCGAGTTTCCGGTGCTGGCCGACCACCACGGCAACGCGGTCCAGCTCGGCGAACGCGAGTGCGTTGTGCAGCGCCGCTTCCAGAAGCTGATCTCGGAAACACCGTCGGTCTGGCTCCCGGCCGAAAGCCGGAACCAGATGGCCGCGGCGGCGCTGTCGCTGATCCGCAGCGTCGGCTTCACCGGCTGCGGGGCGGTGGAGTTCATGGTGGACGAAAAAGGCCACTGGTACTTCATGGAGATCAACCCGCGGCTCCAGGTGGAGTACGCGCTCACCGAGATCGTCTACGGTGTGGAGATCATCAAGGAACAGCTCCGCATCGCGGCGGGCGAGCCGCTGGCGCTGCCCGCCGACGCTCACCGGCCCCGACTGCATGCCATCGAGTGCCGGATCAACGCCGAGGATCCCGGACGCGATTTCCAACCGTCCGCCGGGATGGTCCACGAATACTACATCCCCGGCGGCTACGGCTACAGCGTGCTTTCGAGCGTCCAGAAGGGGAAGCGGATCGACATCTACTACGACCCCATGATCATGAAGGTGGACTGCTTCGCCGCCACCCGCGCCGAGGCGCTGGCGAAGACCCGCTTCGCCCTGGAGGCGATCCGGCTGAAGGGCGTCCAGACGAACATCTCGTTCCTGAGCCGCGTCGTGGGCAGTGAGGCGTTCACCGCCGGCTCCCTGAAGTGCGACCTCAAGCTCAAGGACTTCATGCCGCAGGGCGCCGACGACCGCCGTCGCCAGGAGGTGGCTGCGCTGGTAGCCGTGCTCAACCACGAGTTGATGGGCCGCTTCCGGACGGCCGCATTCCAGCGGACCACCCCCGGCGGCAACGTCTGGGGCATGTCCGGCCGGGTGGAGCTCATCACCCGCCGCCATCTGTGA